The window AGCAGGCAGTTCCTTAGTGTCTTGGATCCAAACATGACATTTATGGACAGCAAGAAAAATGCATCAGATTTGGAAGAAAGATTATTTAATATGCTTCCATATTAAAAATCCCTTCATTGAAATCGCATTAATAGCAGTTTGTGAACTACTGTCTTAAGGTATTATTTATGGATGGTGCTACATCCTTCCAGACAATATTAAATGCAGTCTGGAACAATAGAAAATTGGAGGCTGGATAGATAACAAATGGTGTGTATGTTGTAACTGAAGgtgtatttgttctgttttttaggATGTTAAAGACAACCAGGAGGCTATGGACCAGACAGTCCTGGGATTCTTTGCCATAAAGATGGAAGGTGCAGAGCCTGCAGATGGCCTGGCCGACGTAGGAATAATCATTGAAGGCGTGGAAGTGCTCCATGACCTTGATAACATTGCAAATGCAGTCGCCATTTTGTTTGGCCTCATGTACTCACTGGACCTGAGCTATCCAACAAACCTGAAGTACACATTCGAGGTTCTGCAAAAACTTGtgatggaactagatggcaacAAACTCTCAACCAAGGCTCAAGTGCTAAAGAACAAACTATTTGAAGGAACATTTTAGACAAGTGTTGTGCTCCTGAGCAGCACAGAGGAAACTTGGAGGACAGATTCCATCCCAAACCATCTGGCTGATTTTTGGATCTGCATGTTTAACTGTCAGAGAAGAGTGGATCAGATGCACTAAATGTTTAACAGAGTTaagaaaatgtttacaaaaagaagagacaataacaaacttgaaaaacacaaatgagaaTATTTGAATTAATGTCAGTTGCAGAAGTGGAGATCAACAGTGTGAAATGGAGAGTGATAGGTGAATATTGAAAGTTGTAGCAAGGAGGATGAGAGAAACAAATGGTCAACATTTGATGACAGCACCATGAACACGATTTCCAAGTTCCCGTTCATAAGATTTGGTGCCATCCGTTGAA is drawn from Sparus aurata chromosome 8, fSpaAur1.1, whole genome shotgun sequence and contains these coding sequences:
- the LOC115586351 gene encoding uncharacterized protein LOC115586351 isoform X2; this encodes MQQLDHHSTQLMTIKSKGGAAGRKIRNIMADLDKNDAVETRRACVLKALMVYLNEDPENLIREYMDVKDNQEAMDQTVLGFFAIKMEGAEPADGLADVGIIIEGVEVLHDLDNIANAVAILFGLMYSLDLSYPTNLKYTFEVLQKLVMELDGNKLSTKAQVLKNKLFEGTF